Proteins from one Microscilla marina ATCC 23134 genomic window:
- a CDS encoding LytR/AlgR family response regulator transcription factor, with amino-acid sequence MKAIIIDDSRLARQELRTLLKVHPTIEILDEAANAMEAAEKIAQHSPDLIFLDIEMPGKTGFELLEELTITPQVIFTTAFDEYALKSFEYNALDYLLKPVQPVRLKTAIEKLLASATTPLPSAAKEILSEHDQVFVKDGEQCWFIQLKKVRLFEIEGNHTRIFFEDHQPLIARSLNYMEQRLDPHVFFRANRQHIINLQWIDKIIPWFSGNLKVMLKTGEEIEISRRQANKFKELLSF; translated from the coding sequence ATGAAAGCAATCATTATAGACGACTCGCGGCTGGCGCGTCAGGAACTCCGCACTTTACTCAAAGTACATCCTACCATAGAAATACTCGACGAAGCAGCCAATGCAATGGAAGCCGCAGAAAAAATAGCGCAACATTCGCCTGACCTTATTTTTTTGGATATAGAAATGCCCGGCAAAACCGGATTCGAACTTTTGGAAGAGCTAACCATTACCCCACAGGTAATATTTACCACTGCCTTTGACGAGTATGCTCTGAAGTCGTTTGAATACAACGCCCTCGACTATTTGCTTAAGCCTGTGCAACCTGTGAGGCTCAAAACTGCGATAGAAAAACTTTTGGCAAGTGCCACCACCCCACTACCATCTGCTGCCAAAGAAATACTGAGCGAACACGATCAGGTGTTTGTAAAAGATGGGGAACAGTGTTGGTTTATTCAATTAAAAAAGGTGCGATTGTTTGAGATAGAAGGCAACCACACCCGTATCTTTTTCGAAGACCACCAACCCCTCATTGCCCGCTCACTCAATTATATGGAACAACGACTCGATCCTCACGTTTTTTTCAGGGCTAACCGTCAGCATATCATCAATTTACAATGGATTGACAAAATTATTCCCTGGTTTAGTGGCAACCTGAAGGTAATGCTCAAAACGGGAGAAGAAATAGAGATTTCGCGAAGGCAAGC
- a CDS encoding sensor histidine kinase translates to MASTHRQANKYYWYCQGIGWGVYTLTGFGFASLYGSPKLHSMIFNIAISLMGLVLTHAYRSFIKRQGWLKLNMGQIILRVLPACVVIGMVWFVANTSIWRLLAFINTKPVAFTLPLALSIIFNVVVVTFMWSLLYFGWHFFKNYKQAEIDQWKMASMAQEAQLMALKAQINPHFMFNALNNIRALILEDPTKAREMLTSLSELMRYSLRYSNARQVSLADELTVVDSYLQLASIQFEDRLQFENQINPAIMDVQVPPMLVQTLVENGIKHGIAQLPQGGKILLKGTKDNGTVTLEVENTGSLALKNTKESTGTGLQNVRERLQMLYGTEAQIKLSEKQGKVNAMVLIPG, encoded by the coding sequence ATGGCAAGCACACATCGCCAGGCAAACAAGTATTATTGGTACTGCCAAGGCATTGGTTGGGGCGTGTATACATTGACTGGTTTTGGATTTGCGAGTCTTTACGGAAGTCCAAAACTACATTCTATGATATTCAATATTGCTATATCATTGATGGGGTTGGTGCTTACTCACGCCTACCGTAGCTTTATCAAACGCCAGGGGTGGCTCAAACTAAACATGGGACAGATAATATTGCGGGTATTACCTGCTTGTGTGGTCATTGGTATGGTTTGGTTTGTAGCCAATACTTCTATCTGGAGGCTCCTTGCTTTTATCAATACCAAGCCTGTAGCATTTACGCTCCCCTTGGCACTTTCTATCATTTTCAATGTGGTGGTAGTCACCTTTATGTGGTCTTTGTTATACTTTGGCTGGCATTTTTTCAAAAACTACAAACAAGCCGAAATAGATCAATGGAAGATGGCATCTATGGCACAAGAAGCCCAACTAATGGCACTAAAGGCTCAAATTAACCCGCACTTTATGTTCAATGCCTTAAACAATATTAGGGCGCTCATTTTAGAAGATCCAACTAAAGCCCGCGAAATGCTCACTTCTTTGTCAGAGCTGATGCGTTATTCTTTGCGCTACAGCAACGCCCGGCAAGTATCGTTGGCAGACGAGCTAACGGTGGTTGATAGTTATCTGCAACTGGCTTCTATTCAGTTTGAAGACAGGCTACAGTTTGAAAACCAGATCAACCCAGCTATTATGGATGTGCAAGTGCCCCCTATGCTCGTGCAAACTCTGGTAGAAAACGGCATCAAACATGGCATTGCTCAATTGCCACAAGGAGGTAAAATATTGCTGAAAGGCACTAAAGATAATGGAACAGTGACCCTGGAAGTAGAAAATACGGGGTCGCTTGCGCTAAAAAACACGAAGGAAAGCACAGGTACAGGTTTACAAAATGTCCGCGAACGCTTGCAGATGTTGTATGGAACCGAAGCTCAAATAAAGCTCAGTGAAAAACAAGGCAAAGTAAATGCTATGGTCTTGATTCCGGGCTAA